GAAGCAAGTTCTCCGGCTCATGTAAAAGTCATTTTGGAAACCTGCTACCTGACAGATGAAGAGATCGTTAAAGCCTGCGAACTTGCTGTGGAAGCTGGAGCACATTTCGTCAAAACTTCAACCGGATTCGGTGCTTTCGGTGCATTTCCAGATCATGTTGCATTGATGAGAAAAACAGTTGGTCCTGATATTGGAGTAAAAGCTGCGGGTGGGATTCAGAATTTCAAAGATGCCTGGAGATTGATCAAAGCAGGAGCAAATCGATTAGGAACCAGTGCCGGAGTTTCCATCCTGGAAGGTGCATCTCTTTATAAATTTGCTCCCGAAGCCTGGCTCGAACCGGAAATTCCCTGTCATATTTGTCCTTCGAGACATGCAACTATGGGAAAACTTCCGAAAGGTGTTTATCAATATTATAAGAAAAAATGTCTGACTTGTCCGCATCGGGAAGAATATAATAAATTTTATGAGTAATAAACCTTACGAACCATGTCCGGCTTTTGACGGATAGTTGAGGAACGAGACCTTTTCATCCTTCGTAGAATACTTCGGAGAATGGACGCAATGGTTGGAATTTAAGATTGGACACGAGTCGTGACGCAGTGCGACTCGTGAACAATTCAAGTTTTATTAATG
Above is a window of Candidatus Cloacimonadota bacterium DNA encoding:
- the deoC gene encoding deoxyribose-phosphate aldolase — translated: MENINIEQLAKMIDHTELKSSSGEKKILNLCNEAKTFGFISVCINPAYVKFAYEQLKDSEVLVCSVVGFPLGMNTSDLKALEAEKAVQDGAEEIDMVINVGKMRDKMYDYVKEDIRKVVEASSPAHVKVILETCYLTDEEIVKACELAVEAGAHFVKTSTGFGAFGAFPDHVALMRKTVGPDIGVKAAGGIQNFKDAWRLIKAGANRLGTSAGVSILEGASLYKFAPEAWLEPEIPCHICPSRHATMGKLPKGVYQYYKKKCLTCPHREEYNKFYE